The following proteins come from a genomic window of Eulemur rufifrons isolate Redbay chromosome 24, OSU_ERuf_1, whole genome shotgun sequence:
- the ZNF233 gene encoding LOW QUALITY PROTEIN: zinc finger protein 233 (The sequence of the model RefSeq protein was modified relative to this genomic sequence to represent the inferred CDS: inserted 1 base in 1 codon) codes for MTKFQEAVTFKDVAVVFTKEELGLLDSAQRELYLEVTLENFRNLLSVGYQPFKLDTLLRLGREEKLRVMEAETQGDGCSGHRNQNEIETLQEGGLRYLLHEDLMCRQISEQFTSKSTRNQDSIINLQGKRSKLLKQGDVPCWVWAGESIQVSEDENYVIKLKRESSNSVKNQESPIRTTWDFWRRMYLRESQNYQNKCQQVDVKNKLYKCDYRVRRRIVHRHDDQGVHRREEAFSHDNCGKDFVTKSSQYSIIQSGEQTSDENGKGFSVGSNLECHQQLHLGEKPLIYIEYGKGIGCRSVLPMHQSVHTGQKCCRDGECGEGFSQSSHLQPPQRVHAAEKPYRCEVYAESLNQNCLPTHELIHPGEKLYACDRCGKGFCQSLDLNIHCVDNTKEGACQRDTYNKAFSQTSQLEAHQRAHPRDKTYNWEAPDRTFLQTSGLHQTVHAGEKPYKCEVCGKGFSKASNLQAHQRIHAGEKPYKCDVCGKNFSRNSHLQAHQRVHTGEKPYKCATCGKDFSQLSHLQAHQRVHTGEKPYKCETCGKGFSQSSHLQDHQRVHTGEKPYKCDVCGKGFSWSSQLQAHQRVHTGEKPYKCEECGKGFIWNWYLHVHQRIHTGEKPYKCDMCAKSFSQMSHLQAHRRVHTGEKPYKCYSCGKGFSKSSXSSGSSESP; via the exons ATGACGAAGTTTCAG GAGGCAGTGACGTTCAAGGACGTGGCTGTGGTCTTCACCAaggaggagctggggctgctGGACTCTGCCCAGAGGGAGCTGTACCTAGAAGTGACACTGGAGAACTTCAGGAACCTGCTGTCAGTGG GCTACCAGCCCTTCAAACTAGATACGCTGTTACGgttaggaagagaagagaagcttCGGGTGATGGAGGCAGAGACCCAGGGAGATGGGTGCTCAG GACACAGGAATCAAAACGAGATAGAGACTCTTCAAGAAGGAGGATTAAGATACCTTTTACATGAAGACCTTATGTGCCGGCAAATATCGGAACAATTTACAAGTAAATCAACCAGAAATCAAGACTCTATAATAAATCTTCAAGGCAAGAGGTCCAAGTTGCTAAAACAAGGAGATGTTCCCTGTTGGGTATGGGCAGGAGAATCTATTCAGGTCTCTGAAGATGAGAACTATGTCATAAAGCTTAAAAGGGAGAGTTCCAATAGTGTCAAAAATCAAGAGTCTCCAATTAGGACTACCTGGGATTTCTGGAGGAGAATGTATCTGAGAGAATCACAGAATTATCAGAATAAGTGTCAGCAAGTTGATGTGAAAAATAAACTCTATAAATGTGATTATCGTGTTAGGAGGAGGATTGTTCACCGCCATGACGATCAGGGAGTGCACAGACGTGAGGAAGCTTTCAGCCACGATAATTGTGGAAAAGACTTCGTGACGAAATCATCCCAGTATAGTATAATCCAATCAGGAGAGCAAACTTCTGATGAGAATGGAAAAGGCTTCAGCGTTGGCTCTAATCTTGAATGTCATCAGCAATTGCACTTAGGCGAGAAGCCCCTTATATATATAGAGTATGGGAAGGGGATAGGTTGTAGGTCGGTGCTTCCCATGCATCAGAGTGTCCACACGGGACAGAAATGCTGTAGGGATGGTGAGTGTGGCGAGGGCTTCAGTCAGAGCTCACATCTGCAACCTCCTCAGAGAGTCCACGCAGCAGAGAAACCCTACAGATGTGAGGTGTATGCTGAAAGCTTAAATCAGAACTGTCTTCCCACTCATGAGCTTATTCACCCAGGAGAGAAGCTGTATGCATGTGACAGGTGTGGGAAGGGCTTCTGTCAGAGCTTAGATCTTAACATTCACTGTGTAGACAACACTAAAGAGGGAGCGTGTCAACGCGATACGTACAATAAAGCCTTTAGTCAGACGTCACAACTTGAAGCCCATCAGAGAGCCCACCCTAGAGACAAAACATACAACTGGGAGGCACCTGACAGGACATTTCTTCAGACTTCTGGTCTTCATCAGACAGTTCAcgctggagagaaaccatataaatgtGAGGTGTGTGGTAAGGGCTTCAGTAAGGCCTCAAATCTTCAAGCCCATCAGAGAATCCAcgctggagagaaaccctacaaatgtgatgtgtgtggtaAGAACTTCAGCCGTAATTCCCATCTTCAAGCCCATCAGAGAGTCCATACAGgggaaaaaccctacaaatgtgccACATGTGGGAAGGACTTCAGTCAGCTCTCTCATCTTCAGGCCCATCAGAGAgttcacacaggagagaagccatACAAATGTGAGACGTGCGGGAAGGGCTTTAGTCAGAGTTCGCATCTTCAAGACCATCAGCgagtccacactggagagaaaccctacaaatgtgacgTGTGTGGGAAGGGCTTCAGCTGGAGTTCACAACTTCAAGCCCATCAGAGAgtccacacaggagagaaaccgtacaaatgtgaagaatgtgggaaaGGCTTCATCTGGAACTGGTATCTCCATGTTCATCAGAGGATCCATACAGGAGAGAAGCCTTATAAGTGTGACATGTGTGCTAAGAGCTTCAGTCAGATGTCACATCTTCAAGCCCATCGGAGAgtccatactggagagaaaccatacaagtGTTACTCGTGTGGTAAGGGCTTCAGTAAGAGTT TGTCTTCAGGTTCATCAGAGAGTCCATAA